In a single window of the Sesamum indicum cultivar Zhongzhi No. 13 linkage group LG16, S_indicum_v1.0, whole genome shotgun sequence genome:
- the LOC105178638 gene encoding UDP-glycosyltransferase 71E1-like isoform X2 has protein sequence MSGKTKAELVFIPSPGRGHLLATVEMAKLLIDRDERLSITVLVMKPSFDPNSGAHYYSPESNSRIRFIDITNINSLSMSMSSPVTSDEQFIENHKDPVRNSVTKIVQDFGPNCGLAGFVIDMICTSMIDVANEFDVPTYMFFTSGASALGLVFHFQGLRDYQNQDVTVYENSGEELYIPSYKIPVPAKLLPAIMFLKDGGRMVFLDCVKRFREVKGIVVNTFLELESHAMKSLSEDDNIPPVYSVGPILHSHDENDRNPRYEVIMKWLDEQPDSSVVFLCFGSTGCFDDENQVKEIAVALENSGHRFLWSLRKPANEHKFRTPGEYDNLEEVLPEGFLERNAGIGKVIGWAPQIAVLSHRAVGGFVSHCGWNSTLESMWCGVPMAVWPLSAEQQMNAFQLVKDLGVAVEIKMDYRRNLMGGSNMNVTAEEIENGIRRLMQPQSEIRVNVEAMKLKSRMALVENGSSFDFVGRFIENVMNNVA, from the exons ATGAGTGGAAAGACCAAAGCAGAGCTGGTGTTCATTCCTTCTCCCGGAAGAGGGCACCTACTAGCAACAGTGGAGATGGCCAAACTGCTAATCGACAGAGACGAACGCCTCTCCATAACTGTGCTCGTTATGAAGCCCTCTTTCGATCCTAATAGCGGCGCTCATTACTATTCCCCCGAATCAAATTCCAGGATTCGTTTCATAGACATTACAAACATCAACTCCCTGTCGATGTCGATGAGCTCCCCCGTGACCTCTGATGAACAATTCATCGAGAATCATAAGGATCCCGTCAGAAACTCGGTGACTAAAATAGTCCAAGATTTTGGTCCAAACTGTGGGCTAGCCGGATTTGTGATCGACATGATTTGCACTTCCATGATTGACGTGGCCAATGAGTTTGACGTTCCGACCTACATGTTTTTCACGTCGGGGGCTTCAGCGCTGGGGCTTGTCTTCCATTTCCAGGGCCTGAGGGATTATCAAAATCAAGACGTGACTGTGTACGAGAACTCAGGCGAGGAGCTGTACATTCCGTCGTACAAAATCCCTGTCCCTGCCAAGTTATTGCCTGCTATAATGTTTCTTAAGGATGGTGGCAGAATGGTGTTTCTCGATTGCGTCAAGAGATTCAGAGAAGTTAAGGGAATCGTTGTAAACACTTTCCTGGAGTTAGAATCCCACGCGATGAAGTCCCTTTCGGAGGATGACAACATCCCACCAGTTTACTCGGTCGGACCAATACTTCATTCACACGATGAAAATGATCGCAACCCCAGGTATGAAGTGATCATGAAGTGGCTTGATGAGCAGCCTGATTCGTCAGTGGTCTTTCTCTGCTTCGGAAGCACGGGATGTTTCGATGACGAAAACCAGGTGAAGGAAATCGCGGTGGCGCTCGAAAATAGTGGACACCGATTTTTATGGTCACTGAGGAAGCCTGCAAATGAACACAAATTCCGGACTCCAGGCGAGTACGATAACCTTGAAGAAGTATTACCAGAAGGGTTCCTGGAACGTAATGCGGGCATTGGGAAGGTGATCGGGTGGGCGCCTCAAATTGCCGTTTTGTCCCACCGTGCTGTCGGAGGATTCGTATCACATTGCGGATGGAACTCGACACTGGAAAGCATGTGGTGCGGAGTGCCGATGGCGGTGTGGCCGTTGTCGGCTGAGCAGCAAATGAATGCTTTCCAGTTGGTGAAGGATTTGGGAGTGGCAGTGGAGATAAAGATGGACTATAGGAGGAACTTGATGGGTGGTAGCAATATGAATGTAACAGCTGAGGAGATAGAGAATGGAATCAGGCGCCTGATGCAGCCCCAGAGTGAGATTCGGGTCAATGTTGAAGCAATGAAGTTGAAAAGTAGGATGGCTTTGGTGGAAAATGGATCATCCTTCGAT TTCGTTGGACGTTTCATAGAAAATGTAATGAACAATGTGGCATGA
- the LOC105178638 gene encoding UDP-glycosyltransferase 71E1-like isoform X1 has protein sequence MSGKTKAELVFIPSPGRGHLLATVEMAKLLIDRDERLSITVLVMKPSFDPNSGAHYYSPESNSRIRFIDITNINSLSMSMSSPVTSDEQFIENHKDPVRNSVTKIVQDFGPNCGLAGFVIDMICTSMIDVANEFDVPTYMFFTSGASALGLVFHFQGLRDYQNQDVTVYENSGEELYIPSYKIPVPAKLLPAIMFLKDGGRMVFLDCVKRFREVKGIVVNTFLELESHAMKSLSEDDNIPPVYSVGPILHSHDENDRNPRYEVIMKWLDEQPDSSVVFLCFGSTGCFDDENQVKEIAVALENSGHRFLWSLRKPANEHKFRTPGEYDNLEEVLPEGFLERNAGIGKVIGWAPQIAVLSHRAVGGFVSHCGWNSTLESMWCGVPMAVWPLSAEQQMNAFQLVKDLGVAVEIKMDYRRNLMGGSNMNVTAEEIENGIRRLMQPQSEIRVNVEAMKLKSRMALVENGSSFDFVGRFIENVMNNVA, from the coding sequence ATGAGTGGAAAGACCAAAGCAGAGCTGGTGTTCATTCCTTCTCCCGGAAGAGGGCACCTACTAGCAACAGTGGAGATGGCCAAACTGCTAATCGACAGAGACGAACGCCTCTCCATAACTGTGCTCGTTATGAAGCCCTCTTTCGATCCTAATAGCGGCGCTCATTACTATTCCCCCGAATCAAATTCCAGGATTCGTTTCATAGACATTACAAACATCAACTCCCTGTCGATGTCGATGAGCTCCCCCGTGACCTCTGATGAACAATTCATCGAGAATCATAAGGATCCCGTCAGAAACTCGGTGACTAAAATAGTCCAAGATTTTGGTCCAAACTGTGGGCTAGCCGGATTTGTGATCGACATGATTTGCACTTCCATGATTGACGTGGCCAATGAGTTTGACGTTCCGACCTACATGTTTTTCACGTCGGGGGCTTCAGCGCTGGGGCTTGTCTTCCATTTCCAGGGCCTGAGGGATTATCAAAATCAAGACGTGACTGTGTACGAGAACTCAGGCGAGGAGCTGTACATTCCGTCGTACAAAATCCCTGTCCCTGCCAAGTTATTGCCTGCTATAATGTTTCTTAAGGATGGTGGCAGAATGGTGTTTCTCGATTGCGTCAAGAGATTCAGAGAAGTTAAGGGAATCGTTGTAAACACTTTCCTGGAGTTAGAATCCCACGCGATGAAGTCCCTTTCGGAGGATGACAACATCCCACCAGTTTACTCGGTCGGACCAATACTTCATTCACACGATGAAAATGATCGCAACCCCAGGTATGAAGTGATCATGAAGTGGCTTGATGAGCAGCCTGATTCGTCAGTGGTCTTTCTCTGCTTCGGAAGCACGGGATGTTTCGATGACGAAAACCAGGTGAAGGAAATCGCGGTGGCGCTCGAAAATAGTGGACACCGATTTTTATGGTCACTGAGGAAGCCTGCAAATGAACACAAATTCCGGACTCCAGGCGAGTACGATAACCTTGAAGAAGTATTACCAGAAGGGTTCCTGGAACGTAATGCGGGCATTGGGAAGGTGATCGGGTGGGCGCCTCAAATTGCCGTTTTGTCCCACCGTGCTGTCGGAGGATTCGTATCACATTGCGGATGGAACTCGACACTGGAAAGCATGTGGTGCGGAGTGCCGATGGCGGTGTGGCCGTTGTCGGCTGAGCAGCAAATGAATGCTTTCCAGTTGGTGAAGGATTTGGGAGTGGCAGTGGAGATAAAGATGGACTATAGGAGGAACTTGATGGGTGGTAGCAATATGAATGTAACAGCTGAGGAGATAGAGAATGGAATCAGGCGCCTGATGCAGCCCCAGAGTGAGATTCGGGTCAATGTTGAAGCAATGAAGTTGAAAAGTAGGATGGCTTTGGTGGAAAATGGATCATCCTTCGATTTCGTTGGACGTTTCATAGAAAATGTAATGAACAATGTGGCATGA